A region of the Mesoterricola sediminis genome:
CAGGGGCCGCTGCACCCGGCGCCGGAGGGCCCGCAGGGACACCGCCGCCGCCGCCGCGCAGGCGGCGAAGAGCAGGAGCTTCCAGGGCAGGGGCCAGGGCGCCCGCGCCAGGAGGATCCCGGCCAGGACCAGGGCCGGCAGGGCCCCCAGGAGGGCGCCGAGCTGGACCCGCCGGTCGTGGGTCATGCCCGGATGCCCAGCTTGGCCAGGCGCCGGTACATCGCGCTGCGGGAGAGGCCGAGGGCCTCCGCCGCCGCGGCGGCGCCGCCGTGCCGCGCCAGGGCCTTGCGGATGAGGAGGGCCTCCATGTCCTCCATGCTGAGGTCCTCCAGGGCCGGGCTCCGGCCGTTCCCCGGGGCGAGCATGAGGTCCGCCGCGGTGATCCAGGGGCCCGAAGCCATGAGCAGGGCCCGCTCCACGGCGTGGGTCAGCTCCCGCACGTTGCCGGGCCAGGAATGGGCCAGCAGGGCCTTCTCCGCCCCCGCGTCGAAGCCCGCCACGGCCTTGCGGTAGCGCCCCGCGCGGGCCTCCAGGAACCGCGCCGCCAGGGGCAGGATGTCCTCCGGGCGCTCCCGGAGCGGGGGCACGTGGATCTCGATGGTGTTGAGGCGGTACCGCAGGTCCTGGCGGAAGCGGCCCGCCTCCACTTCCGCCTCGAGGTCGGCGTTGGTGGCGCTGAGGACGCGCACGTCGGCGCGGAGGGTGCGGCTGGAGCCCACCCGCTCGAACTCGCCCGTCTCCAGCACCCGCAGGAGCCGGGCCTGGAGCGTGAGCGGGGCGTTGGCGATCTCGTCCAGGAAGAGGGTGCCCCCGTCCGCGAGCTCGAAACGCCCTGCCCGCGCCGCCTTGGCGTCGGTGAAGGCCCCCTTCGCGTGCCCGAAGAGCTCGCTCTCCAGCACCCCTTCCGCGAGCCCGCCCGCGTTGAGGGTGAGCAGGGGCCGGTCCGCCCTGGAGCTGGCGGCGTGGAGGGCCTGGGCCAGGAGGCTCTTGCCGGTCCCGTTCTCGCCGGTGATGAGCACGGAGGCGTCGGAGGGGCCGATGCGCGCCACCAGGTCCAGGACCCGGCGCATGGCGGGGGAGGCCGCCACGAGGGTGGGGGCGCCTTCCCGGAGCAGCTGGTTCTCCGCCTCCAGCTGGCGGGTGCGGCGGAGGGCCCCGGCCAGCTCCAGGTGCGTGCGCAGCGTCGCCAGGAGGCGGGCGTTCTCCCAGGGCTTCTGGATGAAGTCCTTCGCGCCCCGGCGCATGGCCTCCACCGCCAGGTCGATGCTCCCCCAGGCGGTCATGACGACGACGGGGAGCTCGGGCTCGCGGGCCTGGACCCGCGCGAGCAGGTCCAGGCCCTCCTGGCCGGAGGTGGTGTCCCGGGTGTAGTTCATGTCCAGGAGCAGGAGGTCCGGCCGCGGCCCCTCCAGGGCGGCCAGCACGGCCTCGGGGGAGGCGGCGGTCTCCACCTTGTAGCCCTCGGACTTGAGGAGGAGGCGCAGGCTCTCGCGCACACCGGTCTGGTCGTCGGAGATCAGGATGCGGGCGGCGGAGGTGGGCATGGAACCCTTCAGGAGGACCTCCCTATCCTACTCGTCCCGGAGGGCGACCAAGGGGTCCACCCGGGCGGCTTTCAGGGCGGGCAAGAGGCAGGCCGCAGCACAAACGAGGGCGAGGCCGGCGGTGACCAGGCCGAAGGTGGACAGGTCCCAGGGGCGGACGCCGACGATCAGCGATTCCAGGAACCGGCCCAGGACCAGGGAGAGGGCCACGCCTGCGGCGATCCCGCCCAGGGCCATGCGGAGCCCCTGGCCCAGGACCAGGCCGAGCACGCTCCCCACCTGGGCGCCCAGGGCCATCCGCACCCCGATCTCCCGGGTGCGCAGGGCCGTCAGGAAGTTGATCACCGCGTAGATCCCCACCCCCGCCAGGAGCAGGGCGAGCCCTGCGAAGGCGCCCAGGAGCAGGCTCCGGGACCTGGCCGCGTCGCGGTCCGAGGCGACGGCCTCCTCCATGGTCAGGATCGCGCCCACGGGCAGGTCGGGATCCAGCTCCCGCACCGCGTTCCGGAGGACGCCGGCCATGGCGGAGGGGGCGGTGGTGGTGCGCACCAGCAGGGCGAAGCGGGCCATGTTCGCGCCGGGCCCCTGGGCGTAGGCCGCCGGGAAGTAGACCTCGGGCCGGGGCGCCAGGGCCAGTCCGTCGTGGCGCACCGTCCCCACGACGCCCACGATGGGCAGGAAGGGGCCCGAATCGCCGGCGACGGAGACGGCGCCCTGGAGGACGTCGCCCCCGGGGAAGTCCCGGCGGGCCAAGGCCTGGCTGACGACGCAGGCGTTGGTCTCGAAGGGGGCCAGGTCCCGTCCCTGCAGGACCGGGATGCCCATGGCCGCGAAGTAGCCGGAGCTGACCTGGTGATGGATGGCCTCGAGGGCGTCGTCGGTGCGGCCCTTCAGGCTGTAGCTGCTGGTGCGGGTGGAGCCCAGGAACGGGGTCGTGTCGTTCGCCGAGGCCGCGACCACGCCCGGCGACTGCCGGATCCGCTGCAGGAGGCCGTCGAGGAGGGCCATCCGGCGGGCGGCCTCGCCGTACTTGTAGGCGGGCAGGGTGAAGCGCGCCGCCAGGAGGTGGTCCGCCTTGAAGCCGGGGTCCACGGTGCTCAGGTGCTGGAAGCTGCGGAGCATGAGGCCGGCCCCCACGAGGAGCGCCGTGGCCAGGGCCGTCTCCGAGGCCACCAGGAGGCCCCGGAGGCGGGGATGGGTGCTGCCGCCCCCGCCCTTCCCTTCCTTGAGGAAGTCCGCGAGGCGCATGTTCCGCAGGTTGAACGCGGGCATGAGGCCGAAGAGCAGGGCCGCCGCCAGCGAGAGCCCCAGCGTGAAGGCCACGGGCCCCGCCCCGAGGGACGGCTGGCGCAGGCCGGGCACCAGGGAGCCCAGGAGCCCCACCAGCCCCGCCAGGGTCCAACGGGCCAGCAGCAACCCGGCGGCGCCCCCCAGGAGGCCGATGACGAGGCTCTCCGCGAAGGCGCTGCGGACGAGTTCCATCGGACCCGCGCCCAGCGCGGCCCGGATGGCCATCTCCCGCTGCCGGCCCGCGCTCCGGGCCAGCATGAGGTTCATGATGTTGGCGCAGGCGATGAGCAGGACGCAGCCCACCGCGCCCATGAGCACCAGGAGGGTGCCCCGGCTGCCCAGGACGACCCGGTCCTTGAGGGGGACGACGTTGGCCGTGAAATGGAGGTTGGTGTCGGGGTAGGCCGTCTCCAGGCGCGCGGCCGCGGCCCGCAGGTCCTGGGCGCACGAGGCCACCGTGGCGCCGGGCTTCAGGCGCCCCACGGCCCCCATGAAGTGGTTGCCGCGCTGGCCGAGCTGTTCCTTCGTCAGGCTCAGCGGGACGAGGATCCGCGCGCTGCCGATGCGGTGCGGAAACCGGAAGCCCGGCGGCAGGATGCCCACCACCTGGGTGTCCAGGCCGTCCAGGCGGATGGAGCGTCCCACCAGGGCCGGATCGCCGCCGAAGGTGCGCATCCAGAATTCATGGGTGAGGAGGGCGACGCGGGGGGCCGCTTCCCGGTCCTCCTCGGGCAGGAAGTCCCGGCCCAGCACCGGCTGGACGCGGAGGAGCCCGAGGAAGTTCCAGGAGACCTGCCCCGCGGGGACCAGCGCCGGCTCCCCGCCCCCGGTGTAGGTGAGGACGGTGTTGTCGACGCCCGCCATGCCTTCGAGCTGGGTCCCCATGCGCTGCCAGTCCTGGAAGTCGGGAGCGGAGAGGGGGTTGATGGCGCGGCCCCGGGCGGGGTTGGCGCCCTCGATGGAGACGAGGCGGTCCGCCGCCGGGAAGGGCAGCGGCTGGAGCAGGACCCGGTCCACGAGGCTGAAGATCGCGGTGTTGGCCCCGATGCCGAGGGCGAGGATCAGGACGGCGGTGATGGCGAAGCCGGGGCTCCTGCGGAGGGACCGCAGCGCCCAGCGCAGGTGGTGGAGGGTTCCGTGCATGGGGTTCTCCTCGGGCGCCGGGGTCAGGCCTGGCAGGGGGCGTCTTCGACGATGCGGCCGTCGAAGAGGTGGACCGTGCGCTCCGCGTGCTGGGCGAAGCGGGTGTCGTGGGTCACCATGCAGAGGGTGGATCCGCGCCGGTGGAGGTCCTTCAGGAGGTTCATGACGGCCTCGCCGTTGGTGGAGTCCAGGTTCCCGGTGGGCTCGTCGGCGAGGAGGATGGAGGGACGGCCCGCCAGGGCCCGGGCCACGGCCACCCGCTGCTGCTGGCCGCCGGAGAGCTGGTTGGGCACGTGCTTGGCGCGGTGGGACATGCCCACCTCCTCCAGGGCCTCCAGCACGCGGGGCCGCCGTTCGCCGGCGGACAGGCCGCGGTAGATCAGGGGCAGCTCCACGTTCTCGTAGACGTTGAGATCCCCGATGAGATTGAAGCTCTGGAAGATGAAGCCGATCTCGTGGTTGCGGATGCGGGCCCGCCGGGAGAGGCTGAGGCCGGCCACCGCCTTGCCGTTGAGGGTGTAGGCCCCGGCGGTGGGCGTGTCCAGCAGTCCCAGGATGGACAGCAGGGTGGACTTGCCGCACCCCGAGGGGCCGGAGATGGAGATGAACTCCCCCTGTCTGATGTCCAGGTGGATGTCGGACAGGGCGTGGGTCTCCACCTCGTCGGTGGTGAACACTTTCTTGATGCCTTCCAGCGAGATCAGGGATCGGGCGGCCATGGCGGTCTCCTCGGGTCGGTTACTTGATGCGGATGCGGTCGGATGCGTCCCAGGCGCTGGTGTCCGACAGGATCACCTGGTCGCCGGGCTTCAGGCCGTCCAGGACTTCGATGGTGGAGACGGAGCCGCGCCCCAGGCGCACCGTCACCCGCGTGGCCTCCGCGCCGCCGGGGGCCAGGCGGTAGAGGCTCACGGTGCCGTAGGGCTGGGCCTGCACGGGCCGCCCCACGAAGACCCCGTCCGCCGCCCGGTCCAGCTCGACGATGCCCTCCACGCTCAGGTCGGGCCGGGCCCCCTTGGGCAGGGGCCCCTCCAGGCTCGCGTCCACGGTGACGGTGCCGTTCACCACGGCGGGGTCGATGCGGATGACGCGGCCCTGCACGACGCCGTTGCGGGTGTCCACGGCCACCGGCTGGCCCACGACGATGTCCTTGGCCTGGGTCTCGCTGATCCGGAGTTCGGCCTTGAGGCGGGTGGGCTCGGCCACCCGGGCCAGGGAGGCCCCGGGGGCCAGGCGCTGGCCCACCTGGGCCTGCAGCGCCTGCAGCACCCCGGTGAGACCCGCCCGCACCTTCAGGGCGGCCACCTGGCTCTGTTTGAGGAGCCAGAGGGCCTTGGCCTGCTCGACCTTCGCCTGGCTCGCGGCCAACTGGGCCCCCAGGGAGGCCTCGCCCAGCTTGAGGCGGTCCTGTTCGATCTGGTACCGGGTGGAGAGTTCCTCCGCCCGGCCCCGGGCCTGGAGCACCACGTGCCGGGCCACGTAGCCGTCCCGGGCCAGGATCTCCTTGGCCTCCAGATCCATGCGCGCGTCGAGGTTGCCGGCCTTCACCGTGGCCAGGGCCGCGCGCTTGTCCAGCAGGGCCTCCTGGACCCGGGCCTTGGCGCTGGTGTACTCCCCTTCCGCCGCCCGGTACTGCCACTGGGCGTCCAGCGCCGCCTGCTGCAGCTCGGGGTTGGAGAGCTCGAGGATCACCGTGTCGGCCTTCACGGGGGTGCCCGGCCACACGTGGATCTTCTCCACCCGGCTGTCGAAGCTGGTGGCGATCCAGCGCACCTCCACGGGCTGGAGGGTGCCCGTGCCCCGCACCTGGAACACCATCGGCCCCCGCTTCACCGTGTCCACGAGGATGGACGGGCGCTCCACGACGGGCACGGCGGGCTTGAGCCGGGCCAGGCCCACGGTGAGCAGGACGACGCCCAGGCCGGCGCCGCCCAGGGCGAGGGCCTTCTTGCGGTTGGGCTGGGGGGTCCGGGCGAAATCCATGGGCACTCCGGGGCTGCCCCTGGATAGCGAACCCCGTGCCGGATCCTTCAAACGCTCAGGATGGGAAGGTTAGGCCAACGCCCATCCTCCGGGCCGGGCGCCGCGCCGTCCCACTTCCGGGACGGCGCGTCCCAGAGGAGAGGCAGGCTACTTGCCGAGTCCCCCGGCCACCTGGGCGGCACGCTCGATGCCCCGGGCCAGGACGGAGCGGATGCGGCCGTCCTCCAGGGCCAGGAGCCCGGCGATGGTGCATCCGGCGGGGGTGGTGACCTCGTCCTTGAGGGCCGCCGGGTGGCGCCCCGTCTGGAGGACCATGGCGGCGGAGCCCAGGGTCATCCGGGCCGCCAGCTCCACGGCCACGGCCCGCGGCAGGCCGCACTGCACGCCCCCCTCGGCCAGGGCCTCCAGGATGACGAAGATGAAGGCGGGCCCGCTGGCGCTGAGGCCGGTGACCGCGTCGAAGTGGGGCTCCTCCAGCTCGATGACGGCCCCCAGGGGCTCGAAGAACGTGCGCGCGACGGCCAGGTGGGCCTCCGTGGCCTCCCGGCCCGGCGCCAGGACCGTGGTGCCCATGCGGATCGAGCAGGGGGTGTTCGGCATGGCCCGCACCACCGGGGTGGTGGGCTTCACCCGCCCTTCCAGGTAGGCCAGGTCCACGCCGGCGGCGATGGAGACGACGAGGGGGTCGTGGTCCAGGGCGCCGGCGGTCCGCAGGCCGTCCAGGACGGCCCCCAGGTCCTTGGGCTTCACGCAGAGGAGCACGGCCTCGGCCTGCCGGGCCGCGTCCGCGGGGGAAGCCGCCCAGGCCACGCCCAGGGCCTCGGCCCGGGCGCGCACGCCCTTGCCCTTGTCGCAGACGATGACCTCCGCCGGCGGTCGTCCGGCGGCCTCCACCAGGCCGCCGCAGATGGCCTGCCCCATGGTGCCGAACCCGACGATCGCCAGCTTGTAGGTCATGCGTGCTCCGGAGGCCCCTACAGGGGCAGGCGCGTGGTCTCCACCTTCACCACCTCGCCGTCCAGCACGACCGTGCTCGTGGACGTGGGCGCGTTGGCGGTCGTGAGCGTGCGCAGGGCGCCCAGGGGGGCCTGGACCTCCGCGGGGACGCTCTCGAAGAACATGACCCCGGCCCGCCACTGCTGGGCCTGCTCGATCTGCACCCGCAGCTCCCGCAGCTGGCGGGGATCCACCGGCGAGGGGGCGCTGGTCATCAGGCAGCGGGCCTGGGCGGTCTTGGGGAAGGCGATGACCTCCCGGATGTTGGTGGCGCCCACCAGGAGCATGACGAGCCGGTCCAGGCCCAGGGCGATGCCGCCGTGGGGCGGGGCCCCGTAGGAGAGGGCGTTGAGGAGGAAGCCGAACTGCTCCTGGATCACGTCCTCCTGGAAGCCGATCGCCTTGAAGAGGCGGTTCTGCACGTCGGCGTCGTGGATGCGGATGGAGCCGCCGCCCAGCTCGAAGCCGTTGAGGATGACGTCGTAGGCCATGGCCCGGCAGCTGCCGGGATCGGTCTCCAGGCGGTCCAGGTCGTCGGGGTGGGGGCTCGTGAAGGGGTGGTGGCAGGCCACGAAGCGCCCGTTCTCCTCGCTCCACTCGAGCAGGGGGAAATCGACCACCCACAGGAACGCGAACGTGGACTCGTCGATGAGGCCCAGGGACCGGGCCAGGCGCAGGCGGATCTCGCCGAGCACCTTGGAGGTCTGGTCGTCGGCGCCCACCGCGAAGACCGCGAGGCCCTCGCCGTCCACGCCCAGGGCCGCCTTCAGCCTGGCCTCGAGGCCGGCGTCGATGAACTTCTTGAAGCTGGAGGAGAGGCCGTCCTTCCCCCACTTCACGTAGGGAAGGCCGCCGGCCCCCAGGTGCTTGGCGACATCCTGCAGCTCATCCAGCTGCTTGCGGCTCATCGCGCCCGCCTGCTCTCCCTGGAAGAAGAGGCCCCGGACGCGGCGCTGGCCGCCGGACTCGGAGGCCGCGCGGAAGAGGTTGAAGGCGCTCTCGGCGAAGACGCCGGTGACGTCCTGGATCTTCACGGCGCACCGGGTGTCGGGCTTGTCCGAGCCGTACCACTCCATGGCGTCCCGGTAGGGCAGGCGCGGGAACGGCGCCTGGACCTTCCGGCCCACGAGGGCGGCGAGCTCCACCAGCAGGGGCTCCATCATGTCCTGCACATCCTGGGCGCGGACGAAACTCATCTCCACGTCCACCTGGGTGAACTCCGGCTGGCGGTCGGCGCGCAGGTCCTCGTCCCGGAAGCACCGGGAGATCTGCACGTAGCGCTCGAAGCCGGCCACCTGGAGCAGCTGCTTGTAGAGCTGGGGGGACTGGGGGAGGGCGTAGAACTCGCCGTGGTGCACGCGGGAGGGGACGAGGTAGTCCCGGGCGCCCTCGGGGGTGGACTTGCCCAGGATGGGGGTCTCCACCTCCACGAAGTCGTGCTTCAGGAAGTAGCTGCGGACGATCTGGGCGACCTGGCTCCGCAGGAGCATGTTGCGCTGGAGGCTCTCGCGGCGGAGGTCGAGGAAGCGCCACTTGAGGCGGAGGTCCTCGTTGGCCTCGGCGGAGTCGTCCACGGGGATGGGCGGGGTCTGGGCGGTGTTGAGGATGCGCAGGTCGGTGAGGCGGACCTCGATGTCGCCCGTGGGCAGGTTGGGGTTCTTCTGCTCCCGCTCGGCCACGACGCCCTCGGCCCCCAGGACGAACTCGCCGCGCACCGCCTTGAGGCGGGCCAGGAGCTCGGGGGAGACTTCCGTCTCGTTGGCCACCAGCTGCACGACGCCCCAGCGGTCCCGCAGATCCAGGAAGACCAGGGAACCGAGGTTCCGGATGCGCTTGCACCAGCCCAGGAGTCGCACGCGCTTGCCGGCGTCCCCGATGCGGAGGTCGCCGTTGCGGTGAGTACGTTGGAAGTCGCCAAAGGGATCGAGTTTCATAGCCTTCTAGGATCGCACCCGGACGCCTCCGGCTCAAGGATCCCGGCGTCAGGACCGGGGCGTTCTGCCGGGACCCTGCCCGCTGGCGACGGCGAACAGGTTCTCCCAGGAGACGAAGCCCGGGCTGGGCCGGTAGTCGGACCAGGCCCCCGTGTCGAAGGCCGCCGCCAGGGCCGCGGGGGCCTTGCCGGGGTTCGCCTTCACATGGGCCTGGACGGCCTTCAGGAAATCCCGGTAGCGCAGCAGCTCCTTCCTGCCGGCCACAGGCCCGTGGCCGGGGATGATGCGGGCGCCCTCCGGGACCCAGCCCGCCACGGCCTCCACCTGGGACACCAGGCCCTCGAAGCTGCCGCCGCTGTCCGTGTCGATGTAGGGGAGGAGCCCATGGAAGAAGAGATCCCCCATGTGGAGCACCCGCTCCGCGGGGTAGCCGAAGAGCACGTCGCCGTCGGTGTGGCCCGGCCCCAGGTGGAGCAGGTGGAACTCGGCCCCGCCCAGGTGGATGTCGAGCCGGGCCCGGATCCGCGGATCCTCCTCGCCGAAGGCCAGCTCCGGCAGGCCGCCTCGCTTGGCCGGTTCCAGGGGGGCCTGGGCCAGCACCATCCGGCGCCGGACGTTGGCGTGGGCGACGATGGCCATCACCTGCTTCTCCAGCACGAGGTTGGCGCCCACGTGGTCGGGGTGGGCGTGGGTGTTCACCAGGTAGCGGATGGGCTTGTCCGTCACGGAGCGGATGGCCTTGAGCAGGCCCGGCGCCAGGTGCTCGAACTGGTCGTCCACCAGGACCGCGTAGGCGTCCGTCACGAAGAGCCCCACGTTGCCGCCCTGCCCGAAGAGGACGTAGGCGTGGTCCGAGAGCTTCTCCACCCGGTGGATCGCTTTCTCCTCCTGGGCGGTCGGCGCCGGCCGGTGCCGGGGGTGGGCCTGGAGGGGAAGAACCGCCAGGAGGGTGGCCAGGGGCCAAAGGGAGCGGACGCGCATGGGAGCCTCCGGGGTCCCATTATAGGGACGCCCCGCCGGAAGGGGCGGGGCGCCGGGGCACACGGGTCCTTCAGGACACCGAGGAGAGGCTTCCGGGCTCCGCGTCCTTGGGGTGGGGGCGGATGGGCATCCCGGGCAGGTCGTTGGCGACCATCACGTCCAGGTTGCGCATGTACTTGGTGAGGAGGGCCCGGAGGGCCTCCGTCTCCTCCTCGGTCATGCCCCGCTCCGACTGGAGGCGGAGCCCCTCCCCGAGGGCCTCCAGCTGCTCGCAGAGGGTGACGCCCTCGGGCGTGAGGCGGATCCGGATGCGGCGCCCGTGATTGGGGTCGGGCCCCACCACCAGGTAACCCCGCTGGGTCATCTGCTGGACCATGCGGGAGATGGTGGGATTGTCCATCCACATGGCCCGGGCCAGCTCGCCGAGGGAGAGGGGCGCGGCCCGGGAGATCACCAGGAGCATCCACACGTGGTGGGGGGTGAGGTCCAGGGGGACGGCCTTGGCCGCGACCAGCTGACGAATGGACCGTCGAGCCGCGACGATCAACATCCCGATGTTCGAGATGGCCAGGCCTATTTCTGATGAGTGGGACATACCCTTACCCTCCAGGCTGTGGGGGACTTGACGTATTGAATTATCATTCAAAAACGCGGCTTGTCAATAAAACTTTTATCCATTTCTTCTTCCACAGACCACCGCCCATCAGCCGCCCCCGGCTTGGAACCCCGTGAAAGGGCACAGAAAATACTATTCCGTAGCGCATGTGCCAGGCCACCCCGCAGGCAGCTGCACATTTACAACCGGAATGGCATATTTATGCATTACAACGTTTACAAATTCAATTCATAATCTCAACGCTGGGCATATGAATTAATTTTCATTTTCATAACTTCAAAACACGCCCATTCGGGGCATCCAGGGGAGGCGTTCATATGAATGATATAAGTCTAGTGGAGGTACATCCAATCACCGGAACGATCGGGTCCCGATCCTTCGTGCCGGCAAGGGTAAGTAAAGGACCCGTACGCCGAGTGCGCTGAGACGCCGGGTCACGCTGACTCGGCGGCTCAGCGCACTCGGCCTACGGGTCCTTTACCTACCGAAGGATCGGGACACGATCGTTCCGGTGATTCGATCTACCTGCCCGAGCGGATCAGTCCTGATGCGCCCGGAGCCGCTCGGCCACCTCGTCCCAGGTCCAGGCGGCCTGGGTGCCGGCCGCCAGGTCCTTCACCGTGACCTCCCCCTTCTCCAGCTCCCCCTCCCCGAGGAGGAGGGCCAGGGGGGCTCCCGTGCGGTTGGCGGTGGTGAGGGCCTTCTTGAGGGCCGAGCCCCGGGTCTCCAGGGTGAAGGCGGCGCCCTGGGCCCACCAGGTGCGGGCAAGGGCGAGGGCCTTCAGGGCCGCGACGGGTCCCAGGGGGATGAGGACCGGCAGGGCGGCGCCCCGGGTCTCCCCGTGGAGCTGCTGCATGAGCATGGCCAGCCGGTCCAGGCCGATGGACCAGCCGAAGGCCGCCACCTGGGGGCCGCCCAGCTGCTTGACCAGCCCGTCGTAGCGGCCACCGCCCAGCAGGGCCGACTGGGCCCCCAGGTCGGAGGAGAGGACCTCGAAGGCCGTGCGGGTGTAGTAGTCCAGGCCCCGGACCAGGCGGGGGTTCTCCTGGAAGGGCAGCCCCAGCTCCGTGAGGACCTCCTTGAGGCGCGCGTGGTGCTCCCGGGAGGCGGGGTCGAGGAAGTCGACCATGACCGGGTGCCCCTCGAGGGCCACCTGGCAGGAGGCGTTCTTGCAGTCCAGGACGCGCAGGGGGTTCTCCTGGATGCGCCGGTGGCAGTCGTCGCAGAACTGGGCCTCGCGCGCCTGGAAGAAGGCCCGGAAGGCCTCGTGGAAGGCCGGCCTGCACTCGGGGGTCCCGACGGAGTTGATGCTGAAGGAGAGGTGCTCCAGGCCCAGCTCCCGGAGGAAGTCGTAGAGCATGACCAGGGATTCCGCCTCGGATTCCGGCGTCGACACCTGGAAGCTCTCGGCGCCGATCTGCCAGAACTGGCGGTAGCGGCCGGCCTGCATGCGCTCGTACCGGAACATGGGGCCGATGTAGTAGAGGAGCTGGGGGTCGCTGGCCTCCAGCATCCGGTGCTGGATCGCGGCCCGGACCACGCCCGCGGTGTTCTCCGGCCGCATGGCGACGTGGCGCCCGCCCTTGTCCACGAAGTCGTACATCTCCTTGTGGACGATGTCGCTGCTTTCCCCCACACTGCGCTTGAAGACCTCGATCTCCTCGAGAATCGGGGTCCGGATCTCCCGGTAGCCGTGGCGGTGGAAGGCGCGCCTTGCGGTATCCTCGATACGCTGGAACCAGTCGAGTTCCTTCCCGAACAAATCGCGCGTGCCTTTGACGGATTGGGCCATCTTGAAACTCCACGGAATCATTCCGCTGCTGCTTACCAGCCTACTGGCTCCCGCCCAAACCCCCAAGCGCCCCGGGGAGGGGGCCCGGCTCGTCGTGTACGTCGACCCGGGCCACGGGGGGGAGGACACCGGCGCCAAGGGGCCCCGGGGCCTCCGGGAGAAGGACGCCGTCCTCGACCTCGCGGCCGCCCTGGCGCGGGAGCTGGAGGCCTCGGGCATGGAGGCCCGGCTCACCCGGGACGCCGACGCCTTCGTCCCCCTCTGGGACCGGGCCCGCATGGCCAACCAGGCCGGGGCCGACCTCTTCGTCAGCCTCCACCTGAACGCCGCCCGCACCCGAGCGGCCAAGGGGTCGGAGGTCTACTTCCTCAGCCTGGGCGCCGGGGACCGGGAGTCCGCCGCCATCGCGGCCCAGGAGAACGGCGCCGGCCCCGGTCCCCTGAGCCCCGATCCGGCCAATGTGGTGGCCGGCATCCTGGACGACCTCGCCCAGGAAGCCTACCTCCGGGAATCCGAGAAGCTCGCCGTGGCCATCCAGGCCCAGCTCAACCGCCTGGGGGGCGTCCGCCAGCGGGGCGTGAAGCAGGCCCCCTTCGTCGTGCTCCGGGGCGCCGCCATGCCCGCCGTCCTCGTCGAGACCGTCTTCATCTCCAACCCGCGGGAGGAGGCCCGGGCCCGGGATCCCATCTTCCTCAGGAAGGCGGCCCAGGCGATCACCCAGGGCATCCGCCACTACTTCGCCGGGGTGGAGGCCACCCCCCGCCGGCGTCCCCAGGGCTGACGCCGCGGGTCATTCGTAGCGCAGCGCGTCGATGGGATCCTGGGCGGCGGCCTTCATCGCGGGCCAGAGGCCGAAGCCC
Encoded here:
- the aspS gene encoding aspartate--tRNA ligase, which produces MKLDPFGDFQRTHRNGDLRIGDAGKRVRLLGWCKRIRNLGSLVFLDLRDRWGVVQLVANETEVSPELLARLKAVRGEFVLGAEGVVAEREQKNPNLPTGDIEVRLTDLRILNTAQTPPIPVDDSAEANEDLRLKWRFLDLRRESLQRNMLLRSQVAQIVRSYFLKHDFVEVETPILGKSTPEGARDYLVPSRVHHGEFYALPQSPQLYKQLLQVAGFERYVQISRCFRDEDLRADRQPEFTQVDVEMSFVRAQDVQDMMEPLLVELAALVGRKVQAPFPRLPYRDAMEWYGSDKPDTRCAVKIQDVTGVFAESAFNLFRAASESGGQRRVRGLFFQGEQAGAMSRKQLDELQDVAKHLGAGGLPYVKWGKDGLSSSFKKFIDAGLEARLKAALGVDGEGLAVFAVGADDQTSKVLGEIRLRLARSLGLIDESTFAFLWVVDFPLLEWSEENGRFVACHHPFTSPHPDDLDRLETDPGSCRAMAYDVILNGFELGGGSIRIHDADVQNRLFKAIGFQEDVIQEQFGFLLNALSYGAPPHGGIALGLDRLVMLLVGATNIREVIAFPKTAQARCLMTSAPSPVDPRQLRELRVQIEQAQQWRAGVMFFESVPAEVQAPLGALRTLTTANAPTSTSTVVLDGEVVKVETTRLPL
- a CDS encoding MBL fold metallo-hydrolase: MRVRSLWPLATLLAVLPLQAHPRHRPAPTAQEEKAIHRVEKLSDHAYVLFGQGGNVGLFVTDAYAVLVDDQFEHLAPGLLKAIRSVTDKPIRYLVNTHAHPDHVGANLVLEKQVMAIVAHANVRRRMVLAQAPLEPAKRGGLPELAFGEEDPRIRARLDIHLGGAEFHLLHLGPGHTDGDVLFGYPAERVLHMGDLFFHGLLPYIDTDSGGSFEGLVSQVEAVAGWVPEGARIIPGHGPVAGRKELLRYRDFLKAVQAHVKANPGKAPAALAAAFDTGAWSDYRPSPGFVSWENLFAVASGQGPGRTPRS
- a CDS encoding MarR family winged helix-turn-helix transcriptional regulator, which encodes MLIVAARRSIRQLVAAKAVPLDLTPHHVWMLLVISRAAPLSLGELARAMWMDNPTISRMVQQMTQRGYLVVGPDPNHGRRIRIRLTPEGVTLCEQLEALGEGLRLQSERGMTEEETEALRALLTKYMRNLDVMVANDLPGMPIRPHPKDAEPGSLSSVS
- the hisS gene encoding histidine--tRNA ligase, translating into MAQSVKGTRDLFGKELDWFQRIEDTARRAFHRHGYREIRTPILEEIEVFKRSVGESSDIVHKEMYDFVDKGGRHVAMRPENTAGVVRAAIQHRMLEASDPQLLYYIGPMFRYERMQAGRYRQFWQIGAESFQVSTPESEAESLVMLYDFLRELGLEHLSFSINSVGTPECRPAFHEAFRAFFQAREAQFCDDCHRRIQENPLRVLDCKNASCQVALEGHPVMVDFLDPASREHHARLKEVLTELGLPFQENPRLVRGLDYYTRTAFEVLSSDLGAQSALLGGGRYDGLVKQLGGPQVAAFGWSIGLDRLAMLMQQLHGETRGAALPVLIPLGPVAALKALALARTWWAQGAAFTLETRGSALKKALTTANRTGAPLALLLGEGELEKGEVTVKDLAAGTQAAWTWDEVAERLRAHQD
- a CDS encoding N-acetylmuramoyl-L-alanine amidase family protein, yielding MKLHGIIPLLLTSLLAPAQTPKRPGEGARLVVYVDPGHGGEDTGAKGPRGLREKDAVLDLAAALARELEASGMEARLTRDADAFVPLWDRARMANQAGADLFVSLHLNAARTRAAKGSEVYFLSLGAGDRESAAIAAQENGAGPGPLSPDPANVVAGILDDLAQEAYLRESEKLAVAIQAQLNRLGGVRQRGVKQAPFVVLRGAAMPAVLVETVFISNPREEARARDPIFLRKAAQAITQGIRHYFAGVEATPRRRPQG